The Xylocopa sonorina isolate GNS202 chromosome 10, iyXylSono1_principal, whole genome shotgun sequence genome contains the following window.
ACAAAAATTAGGTTCCCCTTGTAACTTTCGATGTAATCGCAAAAGGCTGGCTCGTTGTTGAAGTAACAAAACAGTAGAGCATATTTATCCGATAGAAAAGAATTAATCGTGCTGTTTTCACGAACGAAAAGAGTATTCTTCAAAAATAAAGGTGGTGAATATTTGCTACACCACCACGAGCGATCCAGTTCTACGCCGATCACATCTAAACCTTGAATAAAACGATTGAACGTTCGAATTTAATTCACTGTGCGTCGATGCGACAGATATGGTAAATGTAAAGTAGGTTAATATTTCATGCGATCATATGTAATTTACCAGAATACTTTTGAAATAACCATTCTAGTACACCACAACCACATCCTATGCTTACAAGTGCGACCAGATTACTTTCGTCGATTATCTCTTTCATCCAATGTAAATCACTGATAGTCGGTAACACCCAAAGTAGTTTGCTTTCGCACAATTTATTTAATGTACAATTTAAACAAAGAATATCCTTCCACTTTTGTTCACCGTAAAGTGACAAAATTTGCTCGTCGATATTTTCCTTAACCATAATTTGAACACGTAACAGCACACCGTCCTTACATCAACTCGGGGAAACATCAATTCAATCGATGCCGTTCGTACTTTCTAGTTATTA
Protein-coding sequences here:
- the LOC143428005 gene encoding uncharacterized protein LOC143428005, which encodes MVKENIDEQILSLYGEQKWKDILCLNCTLNKLCESKLLWVLPTISDLHWMKEIIDESNLVALVSIGCGCGVLEWLFQKYSGLDVIGVELDRSWWCSKYSPPLFLKNTLFVRENSTINSFLSDKYALLFCYFNNEPAFCDYIESYKGNLIFVIGPNVDELRWTNPMPLDEKFHRYGWTLMYKRKMDRTNDCITVYRKLPNSIDTTESML